The DNA segment CCTATTCATAGCCATTTTCATTTGAATTCTACGAATTCTTGATTTGACTTGTGGATCCCCTTCCATATTCTTGAACTCATCTTTTATCTCTTGCTTACTCATTCTAAGTGATTTAAAATAGTAATGCCTTGTAAAATAAAAATCTATTATAGCAAAAATAATTATAATTAAAAGTATGGCAGCTAAGAAGTAAGAGGTCAAATCAATTATTGATGAGATTGTTGCCATTAACTCCATATTCATCATTGCTAAAAATGATTTGTATGTAAAAATCAAAACTAGAAACATAACTATAATTATAATTGTAAGTTTAAAAGTTAATTTTAAAGCTTCTAATAATTTTTTAAAGGCAAAAAGACTCTTTAATCCTTTTATGGGGTCAAGTTTCTGCAAATTTAACTTTAAGGGAACTGTTACAAAACCAAATTGGCTATAGTTTGATATAAATACTAAAAGTAAAACTAAAATAAAAAGAGGAGCTAATATTTTTAGTAATGCTAAAACAGAAGTATATGCTATTGAGTAATAGACATTACTATCTAGTTCATGTCCTATAAAACTGTATATAAAATACATTAACTTTTTAACTTGATCAACAGCTTGTGTTGAAAAAAATAACAGATATATTGACCCAAAAAAAAGAATTGCTGCTCCAGTTACTTCAGCAGATTTAGGTACGTTTCCCTCATTTTTTGCATCATCAAGCTTTTTACTGGTGGGCTCTTCTGTTTTTTCTTCTTCATCAGCCATAAAATTACCTTATTGAAACTTTGTAATTAAATAGTTTGTAAAACTCTCTGTAAATATCTGCATCCCTAGTATCAAAAATATAAATATTAAAGCAAATTTTAACTGAAAAGTGATTACAAAAGGTGAAAAAGCAGGCATTGATTTTGTTCCATACCCATAATATATATCTAATATAAAACTTATGAAAAAAAGAGGTAAGGCAAAAGAAAAAGCAAAAGCAAACATTCTATTAATTTCATTAATTGCTATTTGAATACCATCATAAGAGAATATATTAAAAGCTCCCAAGTGAATCATAGAAAAACTTTTTGTAATCATAACAATTGTCATCTCATACATACCTGTTTCAAAAAAAACCATTAATGCAATCCAATATAAAAGTCTACCTACTAACCCCTCATTTGTACCTGTTGAAGGGTCAAACATACTTGCCATTGATAATACTGTTGCTTGACCAATAAAATCTCCAATAATATGCACAGCATTAAAGGCAACCATAATAAGCATACTAGCAATAAAACCAAGGGTTAGTTCTGAAACAATAGCTATAATAAAACTATCTTGAGTAAAATCTCCTTGAACATTAACCAAAGGATACAAAAAAATTGTAACAAAAAAAGCTGCCGCAACTCTTACTGTTGAAGATATTGCAACGTGGCTAAAAACTGGTAAAAAAACCATAAACGCTAGAATTCTTGCAAAAAGAAGAAGAAAAGAGTAGATTTTCTCTTCACCAAGAAAAGATATCAGTTCTTGCATCTACATATAGTTCATATCTTCAGCAAAATCCTGATTCTCTATAATAGATTCAACAATTTCTTCTGAAGAGTGTTTTTTTGTAGTCTGATTATTTTCCTCTTGTAAATCTGAAAAAGTTGATTTATTAGAATTATTTCCATCATCCTTACCAAAATTCAAATCAAAAGATGTTTGATTATTATTATTTTCATTACTATTAAATGTTTTGTGTAAAGCATCTCTTAGCATCGATTGGTTTTCTATCATTGAATCATGGGTAGTTGACTGAGACATAGTCATATTAATAGTAAGAGAATTCTCTTTATTATTTCTCATTAATATTGCAATACTACCTAAAAATGCAGGTGTAAGATTAATTCTAAATGCAGTAACTGGCGGTTTGTAGTTCTCATACATACTTCTTGCTACATCTGACATCATTGAAGCCATTTGTTGTCTAGCTCCAATTATTTTTGTATGAATAGAAGTTGCTAATGAAGAGTTTACATTCAAATTAACAGTTTGTTCATCTGAAGTTAAACTATTATCACTTATTGAAGTTGTTGTTTGATTTGTAACAGTATCTTCAGTTATTAAAGATGTATTTATATTTTTTGTATTTAGTGCTAATTTTGATAATAATGAATTATTATCCCTATTTAATTTTTTAGGTGTTTCTGGTTCTATTTCAGCCTCTTGGGTTGCTACATCTAGACTATCCAACCCTAAATCTAAACCATCAGCTCCCTCTTTAACATCTTTTAAAGAGTTAGCATCTTTTACCATTTTTACATTATCACTCTTATTTGCCATCAATTGAGACTGAACTGATCCCTTTTGAGTACTCAAAAATATATTTGTTACAATATCTGTAGATTTTTGTGTTGTAGTATTTTGATTTTGAGGATTTTTTGACAAATTTATCTCTTCTGAATCTTGAATTAACTTATCAAGAAATGATGAGTTTGTTGTTTTGTTCTCTTTAGTCTCTATGTTTTTAGTATCACTTAAAGCTTTTTTATCTAGATTAATTCTTTCATCTTTTGATACTAAAGATTCACTGTCAAAAGATTTTTTTGATATTTCTTCCGCTCCATTCAAATTTAAATTAGTACTTTTTGTTGTTGTACTAGAATCTTTTATTTCTGTTTCTTGAATTTTATTCTTATTTACTAAATTTTTACTCTCTAAAGATTTATTATTTTTTACTTCTTCATCGTTATCAATGATATTTTTATTACTAACTTCTACTTTATTTTTAATATCTTGATTATTTGAAGATAAACTACTTTTTATCTCTTTACCATTTTCTATAGTATCAGAGCTTTTTATATCTGTTAATGAGATGTTTTCTTTATTTATCGACTCTTGAGTCTTAGCTTTACTTATTAAACTTTCATTATCATTTGTAGTTTTAATATTTTCAGATTCATTTTTATTATTTTGATTTGTTAAAGATGAATCTTTTATCTCTTTACCATCCTTTAAAATATCAGAACTTTCAATATCTGTTGAAGTAGTGTTTTCTTTATTTACTAAATTTATATCTTTAGTAGCTAACTCTTGACTTTTATCTTTATTTATTAAAGTTTCACTCTTATCTAAAGATTTATTGCTATCCTTGTCTTCTTCAATATTAGTATCAGTTTCTAAATTTGTTTTGTTTGTATTTAAATCAGAATCTACGCTCTTTTCATCAGAAGATATTTTCTCATTCAATAATTTTTTAGTTGTATCATTTTTATTATTTTCTGTATTTAAAGATGATTCATCAAGTTTTTCACTCTTATTAGTTTGTGTAGAAGAAGTATCATTAATATTTTCTTTAGTTGTTTTTGATTTATTATTCTCTTCATCTAATACAAGATTAGTTATGGTTTCAGTGTTGTTTTTTGTTGTTTTTATATTATCAGATCCCAAATCTGTTTCTTGTAACTCACTATTTTTATTAGCTTCCAAAATTAATCTGTCAAGAAAAGATTTTCCACTTTTTGTAGATTTAGTATTATTTTCACTATCTTGACTCTCTTCAATGTTCTTATCATTTTTTATTGTTGAAGATCTATTTTCTTCAATTTTTTCGTCACCATTTATTGTTTGATTACTTAAATTTTTTGTTTTGTCAGAAGATTGGTCATTATTTGATTTATTATCAACTTCATCTTTACTACTTTTTAAAAGTGTATCAAAGAGAGAAGCTCCCTCTTTTTCTGAACTTTTTGTAGTTTTTGCTGTAGTATTATCACTTTTAAGAATTGATAAAAAATCTATCTCTTTTGTCATAGGTTACACTTTAATTATATCCAATGTTTTAGAATCAATACTTTTATGTGTACTAAAAGCTGAAACATTAGCTTCATATGAACGCATAGCCTCAATTAAATTAACCATCTCAATAACAGGATTAATATTTGGGTATGCAACATATCCATCTTCATTTGCATCAGGGTGAGAAGGTTCATATCTCATCACTGGTTGAGCATCGTCTTCTACTATAGATTTTACTCCTACTCCTCTTAAAGATAAATCAGGATTTTCAACTATATTTTTTTCTGATGTTTTATTTGATTTATTATTCTCTTGCAAAAGAACCTCTTCAAAAACTACATCTTGTTTTTTATAAGGTCCACCCTCAGCTGTATGAGTTGTTTTTGCATTAGCTATATTTGCACTTACTACATTTATTCTAGTTCTTTGAGCTGACATACCAGAAACAGCTATATTATAACCATCGAAAAAACCCATACTAACCTCCTATTTATATTTGCATTGATTTAATTTCTTTATACGCTGCCAATGCTTTATTTTTGACTTCAAGAGCTAATTTAAGAGATAAATCTGCCTCTTCTATTTTTTGAACTGCTTCTTGAAGGTTTTTAACTTTTCCTGTTGCTATACCTTCCATTGCATTATATGCATCAACTTGTGTTCCATTAACTTCAGTAATAGCATTATTCAATAACTCTGAAAAACTTTTATCATCTGTTTTATTTGTTTGATTATTTGTTTGATTATTTAAAAGTGAATTAATTGACGAAACACCTATTGGTGATATACTATTCATTTAAAATCCTTTATCTTTTTTTAATTACAGCATCTGCATCATGTACTGTAAGCTCTGCTAAAATAGCATTTATCTTCTCTTCGTTATATTTAAAATCTAGTTCTTCTCTTTTATTATCCAAACTAAATAGTAAAATAATCAAAGATAACATCATATTAGATATGCCTTTTAAGATTATTGTTACCCCTATAATCCCAGCAATCATCTCTAATGGAGTAAATAGTTCTGCATTTATAACAAAGAATATTAATGTAGCGAAAAAGCCTGTAGCTATGTACAGTCTAAAGATACCACTATTAAGTACGCTTTGAGAAAATTTTTCTACTACCATTATCTTCCACTATTTATAAAATATTAAATGCTAACGCAAAATCTGATTTAATGAATATTTTCCAATAATGAATCAATAACCAAATGTAACTGTTTTGTTATTTCATCATTAATAAATTCATGTGCAAATAACTTTCTCAACCTTGAAGTTGTTGTTATATTTGCTGATGTTGAAACATTGCCTATATATTTTACCACAAAATTATGATTTAACCTATTTTTTTTAGCTAAATTTACTAAAGAATTCGCAATTGTTTCACCAATCTTATAATTTTTTGTATGATTAAAGCAGATTAAAAGTCTATCTTTGTCAATTGAAAGCATTTTCATTAGAGCATAAACATCAGTTAATGCAGAAGGATCAGTTGTTGTTAATGCCAAAATATTATTAGAAACAGACAAAAACTCTTGCACATATTCATTTAGTCCGGCACCTGTATCTATTAAAACAATATCATATTTGTTTAAGCCTTTTATTTCATCTACAACTCGGCTTAAAACTAAAGAGTTTTTTAGATTTGCATATTGGTAACCACTTTTCCCTGCTACCAAATCCAAATTATTATATGCAGTTGAAGAGATAATCTCATTTATTGTATTTCTACCTTCAATATAATCAAAGAGAGTAAGTCTTGGTTTAATATCAAACAATACTTGCATATTAGCAAGTCCAATATCTGCGTCAACTATTGCAATTTTATAACCTCTTCGTGCCAATAAATAAGCCATGTTTGCAGTAAAAGTTGACTTTCCAACACCACCTTTTCCAGATGTTATTGTTATAATTTTTGTTTTTGAAGCTGTGCTATTTTTTTTTGTTAGATGTAATAATTTATTAGCCTGAGTGGAAATACTATTAAACAAGGCTATCTCCGTTTACAAGCATTATTCATAAAACAATCAATTAAAAAACTTGAATCTGAAACTATTAAATCATCTGGAACATTTTGACCAATAGAGAAATAAGTTATTGATTTCTTAGTTTTATGGGCAAAAGATATTAGATTACCAAAACTTTTAGTTTCATCTAGCTTTGTAAAAGTTAAATAATTTATATTTAGTCTTGAATAATTTGTATAAATATCAATAAGATCACTATGTTTAACATTTGCAGGCAAAACCAAAATCTTTTCAATAGGAAGTTCATGTACTTTTTCTTGATACTCATTAATTAACTCAATTTTATCAATATCATATTGAGATGAACCAGCTGTATCAATAAATATATAATTACAATCTTTTAGTCTTAAAAGTGCTTCAACTAATTCTTCTGGCTTTTTTACTATTTCAAGGGGCAATCTCATAATATTTGTATATGCTTGTAACTGCTCCATTGCACCAACTCTAAATGAGTCTAAAGTAACTATTCCTACTTTATAATTTTGTCCTAGTTTATAAGCATATCTTGCTGCAAGTTTTGCAATAGTTGTAGTCTTTCCAACACCTGTTGGTCCGACCATCATTACTATTTTTCTTTGATGTTTTCTTAAAGGAACCTCTTGTTTAATAGGGATTATTCTTCTAAGAACAAGTTTAAAAAAATCATTTACCTTTTTTGGATTAGATTTTAAAGCAACGGGTAGTTGTTTTATAGTTTTTTTCATAATGGTATAAGTCATCTCTTGATCAAACTCATTTTGTTCAAAAAGATTATACATATCAACAAATTCAGGTGGAATATTTAAATCATAAAGTTGACTTTTTGGATTCCATAGAGATTTCTGCACCTGCATTATTGCATCTTGCATTTTTAATATCTCTTCTCTGAAGTCGTAAAATTTTACATCCATATTTCTTGATGGCAAACCGTTAGATTCTGAAGTTTTAAATTTTTTTGTATGCTTTAAAGATTGTTGTTCATCTTCTAAAGCAACAACAACTTCATACATATCTTTGTTACCATCTTTAACACTAGAAATCTTTTTTGTTGAAACAACTATTGCATCTTCACCACACTCTTCTTGAGCATTTCTTAACGCTGCAGTTGGAGTTTCACCTAAAAATGACAACATATTCATTCTATTCGTCCATCTTTGTAAATTTTTTCAACATTGCCATCATTATCTTTTATTTTAATATATTCATCATTTTCAAATATAATCTTTCCATATTTTTCAATTTGTATGGTACCAAAGTTAAAAAGTACAGATTTTTTTTCATACTCTTCTATATCTCTATCACAAATAACTGTTCCTTTTTTCATATATCTTTTTGCTAGATATTTATTAGTTATTAGTTCTGAATAAGGAATCGGCTCACAAAGTTTTTTTACACTATCTACATCAGTTTTTGTTAATATTTCTTTTGTTAAAAGCTCTTTATAATCAACATCTTTATTAACTACAGTTACTTCAATAGCAAATACTTGAGAAAATAACAAAAGAAAAACTATGCCACTAAGCTTTAACATCAAAAATAACTCCACCATTATTTTCTGCAATTTCATCAACAATATCTTTATACATTTTTTGGATTGGTTCAACAATTAATGCAAGTTTTCTATTTAAATCATAAAGGGTTCTAAGTTCAACTTCTAAATTATCAACTTTATCTCTGTATATATTAACGTCAATACCCTCTTTCATTTCAGCTACTATTGCTTCATTTAGTTTTTGTTTGTAAAGGGTAATACTATCAATTAACTCTTGTTTTATATCATTTCTATTTAACAATTCTGCATGTTTTGCATTTTTTATATCTTCAATATCTTGTTCTATATAACTCTGCATTTCTTTCACAAGTTCAATCATTTCAGTTACTATTTTATCAACCATAACAGACTCTTTATTTATTATTTTCAGATAAGAAATTATATAGTAAATCACTAATTCCAACACTACCTGTACTTTGTGATGAAATAGCCTCAGTATACATACCTTTTATAATTTCTCCAGCATTTCCTTCACCTGCAACATTTACATCTTTTAAAGATACATCTAAAAGTTGTTGCATAAAAAAGGCTTCAAAATCATTAGCTACTTTTCTAAGAGCTTCATCTTCTAATTTAGAAGTATCTATATTTTCATATGATTTAGCACTATTTGCTTTTACCATATTTACATCTGGGAAACTAGTATTTATCTCCATAATTTACTCCAATCTATCAAAAAAGTTCTCTTCTGCTAATAAATCTTCTTGATTATTTTCAGAGAAAAATCTCATTTCAACTCTTCTATTATCAGCAGCCATCTCACTTTTTGGATGATAAGAAGCATATGCTGAAACCTTTAAAACTGCTGGATCAATTTTATTTTTTATAAGTTCTTTTACAACTTCTATTGAACGAAGTGCAGATAAATCCCAATTATCTCTAGGAATTTTATCATTTTTATACATGCTTGAAGAGGTGTGCCCAATTATTTCTATACTATATGTTTGAGGCATTGTTCTAATAACTCTTGCAACTTTTGCAATAAATCTTTTTGCATTAAGGTTAGAGATAAGATATTCTCCCTCTTCAAACATAACAGTTGAAGGAATATCTAAAGTAAACTCATTCTTCCCTTTTTCAATTTGAATCTGTTCTGATTGTTCCTTTATATTTTCATTCATTTGTTCTACAACTTCAGTTACAACTTGAACAGCATCTTCCGTTACTTGATCAATAGACTCAGTGTTATCATCTTGAGAATTACTATCTTTAGTTGAGTAACTTTCTGATTGGGTTTGAACATCAGTAGATGCTTCAATGAAACCCATAGCTTTTCTCATTATGTTAAAATACTCTTCAACCTTTTTTTTATCCATTACAGCCATAGATAAAAGAAGAATAAAAAAAGTGAGTAATAGTGACATTAAGTCACCAAATTGTACAAGCCAACCTGGTAAGCATTTTGGACAGTCTGGACACTTTTCTTTTGCCATAAAACCCTACTATTGCTCTGCTACATCTACTAAGATAGAGTTTAATTGCATTTTTATATTACCTATTGATTCTTCTGCTGCAATCATACTTGCGCCAAGGATAATAATCTCATAAGAGTCTAACTCTTTCTTATGTTTTTGAGTCAGTTTACTTTCAACTAATCCAGCAAAAAGTGTCCCAATTAATGCCCCATAAAGTGTAGTAATCAATGCAACTGCCATTGCTGGACCAACAGAAGCTGGATCTGATAGATTCGCAAGCATTGCAACTAGCCCAACAAGTGTACCAATCATTCCCATTGAACCTGCAACACCACCTAAATTACCAAATAAACCTATCATTGTATTATGTCTTTTATCAATATATTGAAGTTTTGTATTTAATAAAGGTTCCATAGTTTCAACCTTTGTACCATCTACTAAAAGTTGAAAAGCCTCTTTAAAAAAAGGATTTCTCTCTTCTAAAACTTTTTGTTCAACATGCATTACACCATGCTTTTTTATCTCTGTTGCGTAAAAAATTATCTTCTCAACAAGTTCAGGTAAAGGTTCTGCATTAGTTTCACGAAAAGCAACCTTTAAAGAAGGGATAATTCTTTTTAAATCACTTGCTTCAAATTGACCGGCAATAACAGCCATTGAACCTCCAAGAACAATAAGTACAGAAGGAACATCAATATATGGACCGAACCCTACTCCTCCTAACATAATTGCTAAAGAAACAAGCGTCCAACCACCGATTAATCCACCAAGAGTACTTTTATCCATCTATTAAAATCCTATTTGATTAAGTTTAGTTGAGTCATTACCAATTGATTTAACTTTTAATCCAAATTTTCCCTCAACAATTACTGCTTCACCCTCTCCAATTTTAACACCATTAACTAAAATATCTAAAGGTTCATTTACCATCTGTTCTAGTTCAATAATTTCACCAATATCCCATCTTAATATATCTTTTAAAAGAAAATTTTTTGTTCCTAATCTTACACTTAATTTTAATTTTATATCAAAAAGAAGTTGTAAATTTTGTGATGCGTCTTCTGATAGCAAAGAACTAACTCCCATTTGTGAAGTTGGAGGAATATTACTAGAAATAACATTTGGTGTTGTGTTTACAGAAGGAGAAATACTTTGTAAAGTCTCCCCTACTCCTGTAATTTCACTTAAATAAGGCAAAGAGATACTATCAAAAGCTATATTTACTGGCAATTTTTCCCCATCAAGACTTAAATCAAAGATATAAGTATTTGCAGGAGTTTCCATCTCTTTACAGTTTTTTATTGAAGCATTTGTAACTTCAGATTTTATTGATGATATATCAGGGAAGCCTTGCGCATTAACAGCAGTACATAAACTTCCGCATACATTAGAAATTATCTCATTTACAGCATCTACTATTTCATCATCAACGTGCTCTTTTAAATCTCCCATACCACCTAGCATGAAAAATTCAAATTTTGTAGCAGTTAAAGTTGGAATATAAAAATTCCAATTTAAAGAGATATCTGCAAACTCAAACTTAACTAAAACCTCAATACATTGAGTCTCTTCTAATGGACTTTCAAGACTACTGACAGAATCAATTGATACACTTTTCGATAATAACTGTTCTAATGTATTTGATAACTCATCTTTTAAAAAACTTGATAAATCAGATGCCAAAAACTAACCTTTACTCTTATATTTTATTAATTATTGAGTGACTTTTTTTTGCGTATTCTCAATATCTTTCAGAAGTTGAGCTTTAATTCTCATCATATCCTCTGTTGGATATTTATATTCAGCATCACCTCTTATAACTTTGACAAATAAATCTTTTGAACTTTTATTATAACCAAACTTTACATTATCTAAAATAACTTCATTAAGACTACTATCTGTTATTTTAAGTTGAGCTTTTTTATGTTCTTCATTGTCTACTACACGGTAGTTTTCATCAACTTCTTGTACAGTTTGAATCTTTTTAATATGATTAGTTTGAGCGTTATCTATTTCAGCAATTTTACCTAATTCCATAATACCCTCCTTAAAGCATAGAGTTTAATTATTATAGCAAAAAAAACCTAAATATGGGTAGAAAGACTTAAAAATAAGAAAATTATTAATTTTGTACTATAGAGATTCGAGTAACTCTTCAAAATTGAGAATTTTAAAATCTATAAAATCATCATAATAAGGTCTTACAAAATATTGTGATGAACTTGAAAATTTTAACTCTTGAATAAGTTGTACCCCAGTTAAAAAATCTGCACTTCCATCATTTAATAATGCTTTAATAAGAGATATTTGAAGTGACGCCTCATTATATCTACCTGCTTCTAGGTATGCTGCTACCATTAAATACATTGTATATTTATCTTCTAGTTTATACTGTTTTTGTAACGCATCTAATATTTGTAAACTCTCTTCTGGTTTATGTTCATGAAGTTCTCTTAATGCTTTTGTACGTAAATATGATGGAGATTCCGCTGAAGCAATTGTAAAATCAGCTTTATAAAATAACCCAATAGCTTTTAACAAATCAATATAATATCTTGTAACAACTAAAGGAGCATCTACAAAATTGTTATTAATTTTTAAAGGTGTTTCATCTTGTACTCTAGAAAAGTAATTAAAATTATTTTCTCCTTCTCTTCTAAAGGCTAATTTCATTAAATATACCAAAGGATCTTTATAGTGCTCTGTAAATAAAGAATTATTTATATCAAGTTTATTCTCTTGCATATCATATAAAAAATTTATTGCTTTATAAAATATTGTTGCTTTGTAATTAAGTGGATCAAAATCAACTTTATATTTTGGTTCTACAAAAAATTTATATAAAATTTGACCAAAATAGTTATACATTCCCTCTTTTGATTTTATATTTAAAACAACATAATCCATATCTTTTATTTTTACATGAATTTTTTGTGCACTGATTATCATCATAGCTGCATAAAGTTTATTTCCTGGATTAAGTTTATATGCCTTTGTAAAATACTTATAAGCATTATGGAAATCATCAATTTGTGCATAACAAAGAGCTAGATTATAAAATACATATGAATTAGAATTGTCTCTTAACAAGGCTTTCATTTTATCA comes from the Halarcobacter ebronensis genome and includes:
- the flhB gene encoding flagellar biosynthesis protein FlhB, translating into MADEEEKTEEPTSKKLDDAKNEGNVPKSAEVTGAAILFFGSIYLLFFSTQAVDQVKKLMYFIYSFIGHELDSNVYYSIAYTSVLALLKILAPLFILVLLLVFISNYSQFGFVTVPLKLNLQKLDPIKGLKSLFAFKKLLEALKLTFKLTIIIIVMFLVLIFTYKSFLAMMNMELMATISSIIDLTSYFLAAILLIIIIFAIIDFYFTRHYYFKSLRMSKQEIKDEFKNMEGDPQVKSRIRRIQMKMAMNRMMTNVPEADVVITNPTHYAVALKYDNKVDNAPKVVAKGIDFIALKIKDIARDNKIPIIENPSLARSIYSQIEVDQEIPSAFYKALAEIFSYVYELKKKK
- the flhF gene encoding flagellar biosynthesis protein FlhF; the encoded protein is MNMLSFLGETPTAALRNAQEECGEDAIVVSTKKISSVKDGNKDMYEVVVALEDEQQSLKHTKKFKTSESNGLPSRNMDVKFYDFREEILKMQDAIMQVQKSLWNPKSQLYDLNIPPEFVDMYNLFEQNEFDQEMTYTIMKKTIKQLPVALKSNPKKVNDFFKLVLRRIIPIKQEVPLRKHQRKIVMMVGPTGVGKTTTIAKLAARYAYKLGQNYKVGIVTLDSFRVGAMEQLQAYTNIMRLPLEIVKKPEELVEALLRLKDCNYIFIDTAGSSQYDIDKIELINEYQEKVHELPIEKILVLPANVKHSDLIDIYTNYSRLNINYLTFTKLDETKSFGNLISFAHKTKKSITYFSIGQNVPDDLIVSDSSFLIDCFMNNACKRR
- a CDS encoding OmpA/MotB family protein, whose product is MAKEKCPDCPKCLPGWLVQFGDLMSLLLTFFILLLSMAVMDKKKVEEYFNIMRKAMGFIEASTDVQTQSESYSTKDSNSQDDNTESIDQVTEDAVQVVTEVVEQMNENIKEQSEQIQIEKGKNEFTLDIPSTVMFEEGEYLISNLNAKRFIAKVARVIRTMPQTYSIEIIGHTSSSMYKNDKIPRDNWDLSALRSIEVVKELIKNKIDPAVLKVSAYASYHPKSEMAADNRRVEMRFFSENNQEDLLAEENFFDRLE
- the flgC gene encoding flagellar basal body rod protein FlgC; its protein translation is MGFFDGYNIAVSGMSAQRTRINVVSANIANAKTTHTAEGGPYKKQDVVFEEVLLQENNKSNKTSEKNIVENPDLSLRGVGVKSIVEDDAQPVMRYEPSHPDANEDGYVAYPNINPVIEMVNLIEAMRSYEANVSAFSTHKSIDSKTLDIIKV
- a CDS encoding flagellar biosynthetic protein FliR encodes the protein MQELISFLGEEKIYSFLLLFARILAFMVFLPVFSHVAISSTVRVAAAFFVTIFLYPLVNVQGDFTQDSFIIAIVSELTLGFIASMLIMVAFNAVHIIGDFIGQATVLSMASMFDPSTGTNEGLVGRLLYWIALMVFFETGMYEMTIVMITKSFSMIHLGAFNIFSYDGIQIAINEINRMFAFAFSFALPLFFISFILDIYYGYGTKSMPAFSPFVITFQLKFALIFIFLILGMQIFTESFTNYLITKFQ
- the fliE gene encoding flagellar hook-basal body complex protein FliE codes for the protein MNSISPIGVSSINSLLNNQTNNQTNKTDDKSFSELLNNAITEVNGTQVDAYNAMEGIATGKVKNLQEAVQKIEEADLSLKLALEVKNKALAAYKEIKSMQI
- a CDS encoding FliM/FliN family flagellar motor switch protein, whose amino-acid sequence is MASDLSSFLKDELSNTLEQLLSKSVSIDSVSSLESPLEETQCIEVLVKFEFADISLNWNFYIPTLTATKFEFFMLGGMGDLKEHVDDEIVDAVNEIISNVCGSLCTAVNAQGFPDISSIKSEVTNASIKNCKEMETPANTYIFDLSLDGEKLPVNIAFDSISLPYLSEITGVGETLQSISPSVNTTPNVISSNIPPTSQMGVSSLLSEDASQNLQLLFDIKLKLSVRLGTKNFLLKDILRWDIGEIIELEQMVNEPLDILVNGVKIGEGEAVIVEGKFGLKVKSIGNDSTKLNQIGF
- a CDS encoding flagellin; the protein is MELGKIAEIDNAQTNHIKKIQTVQEVDENYRVVDNEEHKKAQLKITDSSLNEVILDNVKFGYNKSSKDLFVKVIRGDAEYKYPTEDMMRIKAQLLKDIENTQKKVTQ
- a CDS encoding motility protein A, with the protein product MDKSTLGGLIGGWTLVSLAIMLGGVGFGPYIDVPSVLIVLGGSMAVIAGQFEASDLKRIIPSLKVAFRETNAEPLPELVEKIIFYATEIKKHGVMHVEQKVLEERNPFFKEAFQLLVDGTKVETMEPLLNTKLQYIDKRHNTMIGLFGNLGGVAGSMGMIGTLVGLVAMLANLSDPASVGPAMAVALITTLYGALIGTLFAGLVESKLTQKHKKELDSYEIIILGASMIAAEESIGNIKMQLNSILVDVAEQ
- a CDS encoding AAA family ATPase, with the protein product MFNSISTQANKLLHLTKKNSTASKTKIITITSGKGGVGKSTFTANMAYLLARRGYKIAIVDADIGLANMQVLFDIKPRLTLFDYIEGRNTINEIISSTAYNNLDLVAGKSGYQYANLKNSLVLSRVVDEIKGLNKYDIVLIDTGAGLNEYVQEFLSVSNNILALTTTDPSALTDVYALMKMLSIDKDRLLICFNHTKNYKIGETIANSLVNLAKKNRLNHNFVVKYIGNVSTSANITTTSRLRKLFAHEFINDEITKQLHLVIDSLLENIH